One stretch of Planctomycetota bacterium DNA includes these proteins:
- a CDS encoding serine/threonine protein kinase produces the protein MAVTLETIIKRIEDSGVVDSDQLRPFVTAAASTSDPGALLRALIRKGVLTKFQAEQIVAGKFKNLLLGNYVLLEKIGEGGMGQVYKAQHRHLKRVVAIKMLPPGLTKDAAATARFQREAEVVAKLNHPNIVIAFDATETNGIPYLVMEYITGSDLSALSKKYGRFAIDNAVDHITQAARGLAYAHSQGVVHRDIKPANLLLDQSGVVKVLDLGLALIEDAEATDKQLTNSEVVMGTVDYMAPEQANNMRHADARSDVYSLGCSLFRVLVGESVYEGNTPIQKILAHLKAPIPSLCAKRPDAPAELDRIFARMVAKRPEDRYQNAGELLVDLERFCMQRAAGNASGADSAAQAESPPPPRVFAAPASPQYVEDGMTAAMGMQQMRSIYQAEVTARFNQAAIQAGATGPAAPSRANEPTVSLPVEVPPRKFSYLPMIAVAAGVALLALVVGLVILFG, from the coding sequence ATGGCCGTGACGCTTGAAACCATCATCAAGCGAATTGAAGACAGCGGCGTCGTTGATTCCGATCAACTGCGCCCGTTCGTTACGGCCGCAGCGTCGACTTCGGACCCGGGCGCCTTATTGCGGGCGCTGATCAGGAAAGGCGTGTTGACCAAGTTCCAGGCCGAGCAGATTGTCGCTGGCAAATTCAAGAACCTCTTGTTGGGCAACTATGTCCTGCTCGAGAAGATTGGCGAAGGGGGCATGGGGCAGGTGTACAAAGCCCAGCATCGCCACTTGAAACGCGTGGTGGCGATCAAGATGCTTCCGCCCGGCTTGACGAAGGACGCCGCGGCCACGGCGCGCTTTCAACGCGAAGCCGAAGTGGTCGCCAAACTCAATCATCCGAATATCGTCATCGCTTTCGACGCCACCGAAACAAACGGCATCCCCTACCTGGTGATGGAATACATCACGGGGAGCGATCTTTCCGCGCTGTCGAAGAAGTACGGCCGGTTTGCCATCGACAACGCGGTCGATCACATCACCCAGGCGGCGCGAGGGCTGGCCTATGCCCATTCCCAGGGCGTGGTTCATCGCGACATCAAGCCCGCCAATTTGCTGCTCGACCAATCAGGAGTCGTCAAGGTGCTCGATCTGGGCTTGGCGCTGATCGAGGACGCCGAAGCCACCGACAAGCAGCTCACCAATTCTGAAGTGGTGATGGGGACGGTCGACTACATGGCGCCCGAGCAGGCGAACAACATGCGTCACGCCGACGCGCGGAGCGATGTCTATAGTCTGGGCTGTTCGTTGTTCCGCGTCCTCGTGGGCGAAAGCGTCTACGAGGGGAATACCCCCATCCAAAAAATCCTGGCTCATCTCAAAGCCCCGATCCCGTCCTTGTGTGCCAAGCGACCAGACGCCCCGGCCGAACTCGATCGCATCTTCGCGAGAATGGTCGCCAAGCGCCCTGAAGACCGTTACCAGAATGCAGGCGAGTTGCTCGTCGATCTGGAACGCTTCTGCATGCAGCGCGCCGCCGGAAACGCTTCGGGCGCCGACAGCGCGGCACAGGCCGAGTCGCCACCGCCGCCGCGAGTCTTTGCCGCGCCGGCGAGCCCCCAATATGTCGAAGACGGCATGACCGCGGCGATGGGCATGCAACAGATGCGCAGCATCTATCAGGCCGAGGTGACGGCGCGCTTTAATCAAGCCGCGATCCAAGCTGGCGCGACTGGACCTGCCGCTCCAAGCCGGGCCAACGAGCCAACGGTTTCGCTTCCGGTCGAGGTGCCACCTCGAAAGTTTTCTTACCTGCCGATGATCGCGGTAGCGGCGGGGGTGGCGTTGCTGGCCTTGGTGGTGGGGCTCGTCATCCTGTTCGGCTAG
- a CDS encoding TerB family tellurite resistance protein, whose translation MTEPAATNEFDEFRETAVFRLVCSVMAIDGKATKSERDCIKQVVRDAGFNWTPQAVEQGIDQFIEDIKNQGFSNVLATALNRVHSLRQPKWRDLVLNCMDTIARADGAVADHERQLCDRIRQLVS comes from the coding sequence ATGACCGAGCCTGCGGCCACGAACGAGTTCGACGAGTTTCGCGAAACGGCCGTCTTTCGACTGGTCTGTTCGGTCATGGCCATCGACGGCAAGGCCACCAAGTCGGAACGCGATTGCATCAAACAGGTGGTGCGCGACGCCGGCTTCAACTGGACGCCACAGGCCGTCGAGCAAGGCATCGATCAGTTCATCGAAGATATCAAGAACCAGGGCTTCAGCAATGTGTTGGCCACCGCACTGAATCGGGTGCATTCGCTGCGACAGCCCAAATGGCGCGACCTGGTGCTCAATTGCATGGACACCATCGCCCGGGCTGACGGCGCCGTGGCCGACCACGAGCGCCAACTTTGCGATCGGATTCGGCAATTGGTGAGCTGA
- a CDS encoding sigma-54-dependent Fis family transcriptional regulator: MPGVLVIDDDPSLAALAREAVSDLGLNVVAAHTGASGYTTALQQIPDVILLEVALPDEPGLSLFERLHALDVKIPMIVVTAGNDSRIAIEAMRLGAFDLLLKPIQVSDLRQCVQRLLETRALTTSAVEIRAPVEADPTASPVLVGRSAPMQQVCKAIGRLATQDVTVLVRGESGVGKELTARLIHQYSRRAAGPFVALNCVMASEVEAELLGEQRASSTKADRARQSCLQRSAGGTLFLDEVAELSLSMQSALVNLLVDQASARGNEATPPLSEVRVIAATSRDLSQLLATGQFRADLFYHLNATTIEVPPLRERLDDLPALVNHYLLRHMQQLKKRVSRLAPQTLEALRRYPWPGNVRELEGVLREALLNASGPVLLPEFLPAAIRGEASATPAAAADDASTDWNAFVQAELRTDSEQIHEHAVAQMEMQLLTLVLKHTDGHQARAAKLLGITRTSLRSKLRALGIVVGRTVDVPAVEEGVEALRV; this comes from the coding sequence ATGCCCGGTGTGTTAGTCATCGACGATGATCCCAGCCTTGCCGCCCTGGCGCGCGAAGCCGTATCGGACCTGGGGCTGAATGTGGTCGCGGCCCACACCGGCGCGTCGGGCTACACCACCGCGCTGCAGCAGATTCCCGATGTGATCCTGTTGGAAGTCGCGTTGCCCGATGAACCGGGGCTGAGCCTGTTCGAGCGGCTCCATGCGCTCGACGTCAAGATTCCGATGATTGTCGTCACGGCGGGCAACGACAGTCGCATTGCCATCGAAGCAATGCGCCTCGGCGCGTTCGACCTCTTGCTCAAGCCGATCCAGGTGAGTGATCTGCGCCAATGCGTGCAACGCTTATTGGAAACCCGCGCGCTGACCACTTCGGCCGTCGAGATTCGCGCGCCGGTCGAAGCCGACCCCACGGCTTCGCCGGTGCTGGTCGGACGCTCGGCCCCGATGCAACAGGTTTGCAAAGCGATCGGCCGTCTGGCGACACAGGACGTCACGGTCCTGGTCCGCGGCGAGTCGGGCGTCGGCAAGGAGCTGACCGCCCGGCTGATTCACCAGTATAGCCGCCGCGCGGCTGGCCCCTTTGTCGCGCTGAACTGCGTCATGGCCAGCGAAGTTGAAGCCGAACTGCTGGGCGAGCAACGCGCGAGTAGCACCAAAGCGGATCGTGCCAGGCAATCGTGCCTGCAGCGTTCGGCCGGTGGCACGTTGTTTCTGGACGAAGTCGCCGAGCTGTCGCTTTCCATGCAGAGCGCGCTGGTCAACCTGTTGGTCGATCAGGCCAGTGCCCGAGGCAATGAGGCCACGCCTCCGCTCTCGGAGGTGCGGGTCATCGCCGCGACCAGCCGCGATCTGTCACAACTGCTCGCCACCGGACAGTTCCGGGCCGACTTGTTCTATCACCTGAATGCGACGACGATCGAGGTGCCGCCGTTACGCGAACGGCTGGACGATTTGCCAGCCTTGGTCAATCATTATCTGCTGCGGCATATGCAGCAGCTCAAGAAGCGGGTCTCCCGCCTGGCGCCGCAAACGCTCGAAGCCTTGCGGCGCTATCCTTGGCCGGGCAACGTGCGCGAGCTGGAAGGAGTGCTGCGCGAGGCCTTGTTGAATGCTAGCGGGCCGGTGCTGTTGCCCGAGTTTCTGCCCGCGGCCATTCGCGGCGAGGCGTCCGCCACGCCGGCCGCCGCGGCCGACGACGCCAGCACCGATTGGAATGCGTTTGTTCAAGCCGAACTGCGAACCGATTCGGAGCAAATCCACGAACACGCCGTGGCCCAGATGGAGATGCAACTCTTGACTCTGGTGCTGAAGCACACCGACGGACACCAGGCTCGGGCGGCCAAGCTGCTGGGGATCACGCGGACCAGCCTCCGTTCAAAGTTGCGCGCGCTGGGGATCGTCGTCGGCCGAACCGTTGACGTGCCGGCGGTCGAGGAAGGAGTCGAGGCGTTGCGCGTTTGA
- the nirD gene encoding nitrite reductase small subunit NirD yields MITVGEHHRPKTIVVIGHGMVGHRFCERLVEFDRERQFQIVTFCEEPRAAYDRVGLTQFFTHRDAEKLMLARHEWYEQQGIQLHIGDRATAIDRERRVVKSAKGREVAYDYIVMATGSYPFVPQVPGIALQGVFVYRTIEDLEAIIAYSKGARRAAVIGGGLLGLEAAKAAYDLGLETHVVEFAGRLMPRQVDDTGSQVLVQKIEQLGVQVHLNKATKQVLGNGKVEGLEFNDGSKLDVDVLIVSAGIRPRDELARECGLDVSQRGGVVVDNLMRTSDPAIFAVGEVALHGNMIYGLVAPGYDMAEVAAQNLCGTERAFSGADMSTKLKLMGVDVASFGNPFADAAVSRAITYEDPFGGTYKKLVFSPDGKRLLGGILVGDAADYGNLLMLYKSDKPLPVAPSDLLSGGKGGGAAAGLGEIADDAQVCSCNNVSKGQICAAICDQGVTTLDGIKACTKAGTGCGGCMPLVTDIFKAQLRALGTKVNNDLCEHFAHTRQDLYEIVKIKQIKTFDELVQSHGRGQGCENCKPAVASILASLWNENVMDHTTLQDTNDRFLANIQRGGLYSVVPRVPGGEITPEKLVVLGEVGKKYGLYTKITGGQRIDLFGAKVHELPDIWEDLVKAGFESGHAYGKALRTVKSCVGTTWCRYGVQDSVGFAIRIENRYKGVRAPHKIKAAVSGCVRECAEAQGKDFGLIATENGYNLYVCGNGGSKPRHAELLAADLEEETCIKYIDRFLMYYIQTADRLTRTSVWLEKMEGGIEHLRDVIINDTLGICADLERQMQFLADSYKCEWKEVVDDPERRRLFKQFVNTDETESCIEMVSERGQQHPAGWEPNVVTLEQFQLPAPATPLNKEVAEDDHWTCVGNASDFPQEGGATVKVGHRQIAIFNFTSRGQWYACQNMCPHKQQFVLSSGLIGDQNGVPKVACPLHKKTFSLESGECLTGDDYQVSVFPVKVEGDQVYVSAPHDLPIAANGEHGCHALGGCHLSNCQT; encoded by the coding sequence ATGATTACTGTCGGAGAACATCACCGCCCGAAAACGATTGTGGTCATCGGCCACGGGATGGTGGGGCACAGGTTTTGCGAACGGCTGGTCGAGTTCGACCGCGAGCGCCAGTTTCAAATCGTGACGTTCTGTGAAGAGCCGCGCGCCGCGTACGACCGCGTGGGGCTGACACAGTTTTTCACCCATCGCGACGCCGAGAAGTTGATGCTGGCCCGGCACGAATGGTACGAGCAGCAAGGCATTCAACTCCATATTGGCGACCGCGCCACGGCGATCGATCGCGAACGCCGTGTTGTCAAATCGGCCAAGGGGCGCGAGGTGGCTTATGACTACATCGTCATGGCGACCGGCTCCTACCCATTCGTGCCGCAAGTACCGGGCATCGCGCTGCAGGGGGTTTTTGTCTATCGGACGATCGAAGACCTGGAAGCAATCATCGCCTATAGCAAAGGGGCGCGCCGCGCCGCGGTAATCGGCGGTGGACTGCTGGGGCTCGAAGCGGCCAAGGCGGCGTACGACCTGGGCCTGGAAACACACGTGGTCGAGTTCGCCGGCCGACTGATGCCGCGCCAGGTCGACGATACGGGCTCCCAAGTGCTGGTCCAAAAGATCGAACAACTGGGCGTGCAGGTCCATCTGAACAAGGCCACCAAGCAAGTCTTGGGCAACGGCAAGGTTGAGGGTCTGGAATTCAACGACGGCAGCAAGCTCGACGTTGATGTCCTCATCGTGTCGGCCGGCATCCGCCCACGCGATGAGCTGGCGCGCGAATGCGGGCTCGACGTCTCGCAGCGCGGTGGAGTCGTGGTCGACAATCTGATGCGCACCAGCGACCCGGCAATCTTCGCCGTGGGCGAGGTGGCGCTGCACGGCAACATGATCTATGGTTTGGTCGCGCCGGGCTACGACATGGCCGAAGTGGCCGCGCAGAATCTGTGCGGGACCGAGCGAGCGTTCTCCGGCGCCGATATGTCGACCAAGCTCAAGTTGATGGGAGTCGACGTGGCCAGCTTCGGCAATCCGTTCGCCGATGCCGCCGTCTCGCGGGCGATCACTTATGAAGACCCCTTCGGCGGCACGTACAAAAAGCTGGTGTTCAGCCCGGACGGCAAGCGACTGCTGGGGGGCATTCTGGTCGGCGACGCCGCCGACTACGGCAACTTGCTGATGCTCTACAAGAGCGACAAGCCGCTACCGGTTGCGCCCTCGGACTTGTTGAGCGGTGGTAAAGGCGGGGGGGCGGCCGCTGGTCTGGGCGAGATTGCCGACGACGCGCAGGTCTGCTCGTGTAACAACGTCAGCAAGGGACAAATCTGTGCCGCGATTTGCGACCAGGGTGTCACCACACTCGACGGCATCAAGGCTTGCACCAAAGCGGGCACCGGGTGCGGCGGCTGCATGCCCCTGGTCACCGACATTTTCAAGGCGCAGCTTCGCGCCTTGGGTACCAAGGTCAATAACGACCTCTGCGAGCATTTTGCTCACACGCGGCAAGACCTGTACGAAATCGTCAAGATCAAGCAGATCAAAACCTTCGACGAGCTAGTCCAGAGCCACGGGCGCGGCCAGGGATGCGAAAACTGCAAGCCGGCCGTGGCGTCGATCTTGGCCAGCTTGTGGAACGAGAACGTGATGGACCACACCACGTTGCAGGACACGAACGATCGCTTCCTGGCGAACATCCAGCGCGGCGGGCTCTACTCGGTGGTGCCGCGCGTGCCGGGGGGCGAGATCACGCCCGAGAAGCTCGTCGTGCTGGGCGAAGTCGGCAAGAAATATGGCCTATACACCAAGATCACCGGCGGTCAGCGAATCGACCTGTTCGGCGCCAAGGTTCACGAGCTACCCGACATATGGGAAGACCTGGTCAAAGCCGGCTTCGAGAGCGGTCACGCCTATGGCAAGGCGCTGCGCACAGTGAAGAGCTGTGTCGGCACCACCTGGTGTCGCTATGGCGTGCAAGACTCGGTCGGCTTCGCCATTCGGATCGAGAACCGATACAAGGGGGTCCGCGCGCCGCACAAGATCAAAGCCGCCGTCTCGGGCTGTGTGCGCGAGTGCGCCGAAGCGCAAGGCAAGGACTTTGGATTGATCGCCACCGAAAACGGTTACAACCTGTACGTGTGCGGCAACGGCGGTTCCAAGCCTCGGCACGCCGAGTTGCTGGCCGCCGACCTGGAGGAGGAAACGTGCATTAAATACATCGATCGCTTCCTGATGTATTACATCCAAACCGCCGATCGACTCACGCGGACCAGCGTCTGGCTCGAGAAGATGGAAGGTGGAATCGAGCATCTGCGCGACGTGATCATTAACGACACGCTGGGCATCTGCGCCGACCTGGAACGCCAGATGCAATTCCTGGCCGATTCGTACAAGTGCGAATGGAAGGAAGTGGTCGACGATCCCGAGCGTCGCCGGCTGTTCAAGCAATTTGTCAACACCGACGAAACTGAATCGTGTATCGAGATGGTCTCCGAGCGCGGCCAGCAACATCCGGCCGGCTGGGAACCAAACGTAGTGACGCTCGAACAGTTCCAACTCCCGGCGCCCGCGACTCCTCTCAACAAGGAAGTGGCTGAAGACGACCACTGGACTTGTGTGGGCAACGCAAGCGACTTCCCGCAGGAAGGGGGCGCCACGGTCAAAGTGGGACATCGGCAGATTGCCATCTTCAACTTTACCAGTCGTGGTCAGTGGTACGCCTGCCAGAACATGTGCCCGCACAAGCAGCAGTTCGTGCTTTCGAGCGGGCTGATCGGCGACCAGAACGGCGTGCCCAAGGTGGCCTGCCCGCTGCACAAGAAAACCTTCTCGTTGGAATCGGGAGAATGCCTGACGGGGGACGACTATCAGGTGAGCGTGTTCCCCGTCAAAGTCGAAGGGGATCAGGTCTACGTGAGCGCGCCCCACGATTTGCCAATCGCAGCCAATGGAGAACACGGCTGCCACGCGTTGGGGGGCTGCCACTTGTCGAATTGCCAGACGTGA
- a CDS encoding dimethyl sulfoxide reductase anchor subunit encodes MLLREQQEMTPLERFSRQHDADELPAQQRYYHDLIPLSAPAPGEQYAFDVDLDACSGCKACVSACHNLNGLDDQETWRDVGLLQGGTAELPILQHVTTACHHCIEPACMLGCPVKAYEKDPVTGIVRHLDDQCIGCQYCVLACPYDVPKYNKSLGIVRKCDMCSQRLKVGEAPACVQACPHRAIRITVVKQAEVVANCETNQFLPGAPDPALTLPTTNFRSSRPLPRNLLPADYYAVHPEHAHWPLIVMLVLTQLSVGAFATQVLAERFSSRALHGADPAAAFCALAFAVIALGASVLHLGRPLYAFRAVLGLRTSWLSREIVVFGLFAALAVAYAALEYFCGASELYLKWRASIGAAVATSGIAGVFCSLMIYYRTGRASWNAVATGGRFVLTTIVMGLSTTLLTETIIQQLSASATESSRQLRLDEMLRLLLLTAGVKLLFEASALIHLRRRQHTPLKRTARLMVGDLKRAAFGRFVYGILGGVLLPLWLLGQVTRDPTGALPWPAVAASFVFLLAGELLERYLFFTAVAAPKMPGGLTT; translated from the coding sequence ATGTTGTTGCGCGAGCAACAAGAGATGACGCCGCTCGAGCGCTTTTCCCGTCAGCATGACGCCGACGAATTGCCGGCTCAGCAGCGGTACTATCATGACCTGATCCCCCTCAGCGCGCCCGCCCCCGGCGAGCAATATGCGTTTGACGTCGATCTGGACGCCTGCTCGGGCTGCAAGGCGTGTGTCAGCGCGTGCCACAACCTGAACGGGCTCGACGATCAGGAAACCTGGCGCGACGTTGGCCTGCTGCAAGGAGGCACCGCCGAACTGCCGATTCTGCAGCACGTGACCACGGCCTGTCACCACTGCATCGAGCCCGCCTGCATGCTGGGCTGTCCGGTCAAGGCTTATGAAAAGGATCCGGTGACCGGCATCGTCCGGCACCTGGACGACCAGTGCATCGGTTGCCAGTACTGCGTGCTGGCCTGTCCGTACGACGTGCCCAAGTACAACAAATCACTGGGCATCGTCCGCAAGTGCGACATGTGCAGCCAGCGATTGAAGGTCGGCGAAGCGCCGGCCTGCGTGCAAGCCTGCCCCCACCGGGCCATTCGCATCACGGTCGTCAAGCAGGCCGAAGTGGTGGCTAATTGCGAGACGAACCAGTTTCTGCCCGGCGCGCCGGACCCAGCCTTGACGCTGCCGACGACAAACTTTCGCAGTTCGCGACCGCTGCCGCGCAATTTGCTGCCGGCGGACTATTATGCCGTCCATCCCGAGCACGCCCATTGGCCGTTGATCGTGATGCTAGTGCTGACGCAGCTTTCGGTCGGCGCTTTCGCTACTCAAGTATTGGCCGAACGGTTCAGCAGCCGGGCGCTGCACGGCGCCGACCCGGCCGCGGCCTTCTGTGCCCTGGCGTTCGCGGTGATCGCGCTGGGGGCCAGTGTATTGCACTTGGGCCGGCCGCTGTACGCATTTCGCGCCGTGTTGGGACTGCGCACATCGTGGCTTAGTCGCGAGATCGTGGTCTTCGGACTGTTCGCGGCGTTGGCGGTGGCGTACGCGGCACTCGAATACTTCTGCGGCGCGAGCGAACTCTATCTCAAGTGGCGCGCCTCGATTGGCGCCGCGGTCGCGACCAGCGGCATCGCCGGAGTGTTCTGCTCGCTGATGATCTACTACCGAACCGGGCGCGCTTCGTGGAACGCCGTGGCGACCGGCGGCCGGTTCGTACTGACCACGATCGTCATGGGGCTGAGCACGACGCTCTTGACCGAGACGATCATCCAGCAACTTTCAGCCAGCGCCACCGAGTCGTCACGCCAATTGCGATTGGACGAGATGTTGCGACTGTTGCTCCTGACCGCGGGCGTAAAGCTGCTATTCGAAGCCAGCGCCCTGATCCACCTGCGCCGGCGGCAGCATACGCCCCTGAAGCGCACGGCGCGCCTGATGGTTGGCGATCTGAAGCGCGCCGCCTTCGGCCGCTTTGTCTACGGAATCCTAGGTGGCGTGCTGCTGCCGCTTTGGCTGCTGGGCCAGGTGACGCGCGATCCCACGGGCGCGCTCCCCTGGCCGGCGGTGGCCGCCAGCTTTGTCTTTCTGTTGGCGGGTGAATTGCTCGAGCGCTATCTGTTCTTTACGGCGGTGGCCGCGCCGAAGATGCCAGGAGGTTTGACCACATGA
- a CDS encoding nitrate reductase translates to MPERSGLYTVADSIVGRFSALVRNTEGPLTRELLLNPGGFGLGQVPQKLKPDSTTTMVCGFCSTGCGLNIHLRDGQAVNLTPTTQYPVNRGVACPKGWEALAVLDSPDRATTPLLRNRQGKLEPVDWATAAREFASRMQGVQARHGAESVAFLSTGQIATEEMALLGAVAKFGMGMVHGDGNTRQCMATAVVAYKQAFGFDAPPYTYQDFEESDVLVIVGANMCIAHPIMWERVMRNRHQPEIIVVDPRRTETAMMATQHLAIKPKSDLELFYGLAHLLIAAGWIDRDFISAHTNGFNDFAQFVAEYTPERVSAATGVAVEQLHRVARAIHDGKRVSFWWTMGVNQSYQGVRTAQSLINLALMTGNIGRPGTGANSITGQCNAMGSRLFSNTTNLLGGRDFTSADDRAHVAQLLDIDAGAIPTRNSWAYNEIIEGILQDKIKGLWVIATNPAHSWINQNQLSEILDRLEFLVVQDMYHTTETARRADLVLPAAAWGEKEGTFINSERRIGVIKRVSCAPGQALADFSIVRLLADAWGCGSMFRQWDSPEAVFQILKRLSAGQPCDFSGVDDYAMLDREGGIQWPLASSNGPIETERRLFADGKFYHPDGKARFLFEAPRPMTEPPTSEYPLVLLTGRGSASQWHTQTRTSKSAVLRKLYPQHIYVEVNPDDATRYGLQPNTWALVESQRGSVRAKTYVTSAVQPGQVFIPMHYEVTNQLTDGVFDPYSKQPSYKACAVRLRRDHK, encoded by the coding sequence ATGCCCGAGCGCAGCGGCCTGTACACCGTTGCCGATAGCATCGTCGGCCGCTTCAGCGCCTTGGTCCGCAATACCGAAGGGCCGTTGACGCGCGAGTTGCTGCTGAACCCCGGCGGGTTCGGCCTGGGACAGGTGCCCCAGAAGCTCAAGCCCGACTCGACCACGACGATGGTGTGCGGCTTTTGCTCGACGGGCTGCGGGCTCAATATTCATCTACGCGATGGCCAAGCCGTGAACCTGACGCCGACTACGCAATATCCGGTAAACCGAGGCGTGGCTTGTCCCAAGGGTTGGGAAGCGTTGGCGGTGCTCGACTCGCCCGATCGCGCCACCACGCCGCTGTTGCGCAATCGGCAAGGCAAGCTCGAACCGGTCGATTGGGCCACGGCCGCCCGAGAATTCGCCAGCAGAATGCAAGGCGTCCAGGCTCGACACGGCGCCGAGTCGGTGGCGTTTCTCAGCACCGGTCAGATCGCCACCGAAGAGATGGCGCTGTTGGGCGCCGTGGCCAAGTTCGGCATGGGCATGGTCCACGGCGACGGCAACACGCGCCAGTGCATGGCCACGGCCGTCGTGGCTTACAAGCAAGCCTTCGGCTTCGACGCGCCGCCGTACACGTACCAGGACTTCGAGGAGTCCGACGTGCTGGTGATCGTGGGCGCGAATATGTGCATTGCCCACCCGATCATGTGGGAACGGGTGATGCGCAATCGGCACCAGCCCGAGATCATCGTCGTCGATCCGCGCCGCACCGAAACGGCCATGATGGCCACGCAGCACCTGGCCATTAAGCCCAAGTCGGACCTGGAACTCTTTTACGGGCTGGCCCATTTGCTGATTGCCGCCGGCTGGATCGATCGCGACTTCATCAGCGCCCATACCAACGGGTTCAACGACTTTGCCCAATTCGTCGCCGAGTACACGCCCGAGCGAGTGTCGGCCGCGACGGGCGTTGCGGTCGAGCAACTGCACCGTGTCGCGCGAGCCATTCACGACGGCAAGCGCGTGTCGTTCTGGTGGACCATGGGGGTCAACCAGAGCTACCAGGGGGTCCGCACGGCGCAAAGCCTGATCAATCTGGCCCTAATGACCGGCAACATCGGCCGCCCCGGCACCGGCGCGAACTCGATCACTGGCCAGTGCAACGCGATGGGCTCGCGGCTGTTCAGCAATACGACCAATCTGCTCGGTGGGCGCGATTTCACTTCGGCCGACGATCGTGCCCACGTGGCCCAGTTGCTCGACATCGACGCTGGCGCGATCCCCACCCGCAATAGTTGGGCCTACAACGAGATCATTGAAGGCATTCTGCAGGACAAGATCAAAGGCCTGTGGGTCATCGCCACCAACCCCGCCCATTCGTGGATCAACCAGAATCAGCTCAGCGAGATTCTCGATCGGCTTGAGTTCCTGGTCGTGCAGGACATGTACCACACGACCGAGACGGCGCGGCGAGCCGATTTGGTGTTGCCGGCGGCCGCTTGGGGAGAAAAGGAAGGGACGTTCATCAACTCGGAGCGGCGGATCGGCGTGATCAAGCGCGTGTCGTGCGCGCCGGGGCAGGCCTTGGCCGATTTCTCGATCGTTCGCCTGTTGGCCGACGCCTGGGGCTGCGGCTCGATGTTCCGACAGTGGGATTCACCCGAAGCGGTGTTCCAGATTCTCAAGCGCTTGTCGGCCGGGCAGCCGTGCGATTTCTCGGGCGTCGATGACTACGCCATGCTCGACCGCGAAGGGGGCATTCAATGGCCGCTGGCGTCGAGCAATGGACCGATCGAAACCGAGCGGCGCTTGTTCGCCGACGGCAAGTTCTATCACCCCGACGGCAAGGCGCGATTCTTGTTTGAAGCGCCGCGGCCGATGACCGAGCCGCCGACGTCGGAATACCCGCTAGTACTACTCACCGGGCGTGGCAGCGCCTCGCAATGGCACACGCAAACGCGGACCAGCAAATCGGCCGTGCTTCGCAAGCTCTATCCGCAGCACATCTACGTCGAGGTCAACCCCGACGACGCGACGCGCTATGGCCTGCAACCCAACACCTGGGCCCTGGTCGAATCGCAGCGCGGCTCGGTGCGGGCCAAGACCTATGTCACCTCGGCCGTCCAGCCGGGGCAAGTCTTCATCCCCATGCACTACGAAGTCACGAATCAACTGACCGACGGGGTCTTCGACCCGTATTCAAAGCAACCGTCTTACAAAGCCTGTGCGGTGCGTTTGCGCCGCGACCATAAGTAA